GTCTGCGCGGCCAGGTCCACGAGGCTCCACTGGCGGAAGAAGTCCGGCGTCACCCGTGCGGTGGTGGCTTCCTCGGCGACGGCCTTCGCGCCGTTCTCACAGAACTCGAAGGGGGGGCGGTGCTTGGGGTCCGGCCAGGCGCAGCCGGGGCAGTCGAAGCCGTGCGTCTGGTTCACCTTCAGCAGCGTCTGGGTTCCACGCACCGGCCCCATCTCACCCCAGGCGTGCTTCATCGCGGACACCACCGCCGGCATGCCTCCCGCGGACACGGCGGGGGCGCCGACGCGCAGGGGCTCGGGCGTGGTGGGGGGCTGGGCGCTCGGGAGCGTCTCCGGCCGGGCGGGAGTGTCCGATTGGGACTCCGCCGCCTGCTCCTGCCGCATCGCTTCCGCCATGGTGTCCTCCTGCTGGCCCGGGCGCGGAGGGAGCCGCGGCCGACGGGGCGCTGGAGTCTACCTCCCCCGGCTCCCTGGTGGGGGCACGGGGCACTCATGCATGCTCGCCAGGTGATGAGGAGAGCACTCTCGTTGTGGCGGCTGGCCGTGGCGCTGAGCTTCGTCCTGCCCGCGTGTGCGACGGCCCCGGAGGCAGTCCCCTCCAACGCGCGTCCCCGGCAGGAGCCGAAGGTGGTGGAGGTGAGGGAGTTGCCCGGAGACGGGCTGCGGCTCGTCTTCGAGCCGGTGGCATTGGAGCCAGCGCTGGCGCGAGTGCGGGTGGAGGAAGCACGGGCGGTGCTGGCGGACTTCCATGCGTCCTTCCCGCGAGAAGAGGGGCGCAGGTTCCGGCTCGTACGGACCTCGACGGGGCCGGAGCCAGAGGAGTGGGAGCGGCGGTTGAGGGAGGAGTTCGTGTCCCGCTTCGGCCCGCCTGCGGTGCCGCTGCCCGGGTTACTGGAGACGAGCCCCGTCCTCATGGCCCTGAAGCTGTCACCCCGCTACATGGGCGAGGGAGTGCGGGATGCGGCGAGGGAGCTGTTCCGCTCACCGGTGTTCCTCTCCAGCGTGGCCCTGTCGGTGCTGGTGTACTTCGCGGCGTGGGTGGCGCCGGAACCCATCTTCACCAAGGCGTTCGTGACGGCGCTGACGGTGAGGCTGGCATTGCTGGTGGGCGTGCTGGAGCTCAACCGTTTCGCGAGGGCGTGCGCGAGGTTGTACGAGGAAGCTCAGGCGGCGAGGACGGTGGAAGAGTTGGAGGCGGTGGCGGAGCGCTTCGGTAGGGCGGTGGGAGGCACGGGGCTGCGGGTGATGATGTTGGCGGCGAGCATGGGAGTGGCCAGGGGCCTGCCGGAGGTGCCCCAGGGAGGACTCGGAGCGTTGCTGCGCGCGCCCCGGTACTCCTTGCCAGGGG
The sequence above is drawn from the Archangium gephyra genome and encodes:
- a CDS encoding AHH domain-containing protein; the protein is MRRALSLWRLAVALSFVLPACATAPEAVPSNARPRQEPKVVEVRELPGDGLRLVFEPVALEPALARVRVEEARAVLADFHASFPREEGRRFRLVRTSTGPEPEEWERRLREEFVSRFGPPAVPLPGLLETSPVLMALKLSPRYMGEGVRDAARELFRSPVFLSSVALSVLVYFAAWVAPEPIFTKAFVTALTVRLALLVGVLELNRFARACARLYEEAQAARTVEELEAVAERFGRAVGGTGLRVMMLAASMGVARGLPEVPQGGLGALLRAPRYSLPGGGMMNGAAAVQMVADGTIVVTGAAAGTAASAVGSACTDGTESKEGYRWHHLATNKNDISERSGGPWTPIFEELFARAGMSLEAKENLVYVKGHKGPHPEDYHQEVHQRLQRALGQCRTTAQCRAILMEALKSLADEVCTDGSRLHRLLTKSRD